A window of Daphnia pulicaria isolate SC F1-1A chromosome 4, SC_F0-13Bv2, whole genome shotgun sequence genomic DNA:
atataattttctttcaaataaatttcactGTTAGTACTCGGAAACCTTCTGGGCAGGAGCAGAATAGACTGGTGCAGCCATGGTAGGAGCATTGTAGACAGGGGAAGAATATACGTTGGCACGGGGGGCAGAGTAAGAGGGTGTGGCATATGAGGCAGGTTTGTATTCTGGGTACTTGGCTTCACCTTCGTACTTGACATTAGCAACGTATCCATAGCTGTCAGCTCTGTAGGTGACAATCTGGGTGCGGCCATCGGGTAGAACAACATGGTACGTTCCGGTGGTTACTTTACCGTCACTGCTCTCGGAATGAGAATAGTCGAGGTTATCATTATAGTATCCAGCCTCCTTAACAGCCCAGTCAAAGTTGTAGGGTTGAGCGACCTATGAAATAAGGGGGCCGACattgatttcatattttttaacaaagtaaattgatttaataaaaaatgaaactgaACTTACATAGTGGGTTTCGTAAGAGGGTGATGAATACATTGGTGCCGAGTAAGCTGGGGCCGAATACGCCTGGGTAGCAGGTGCAGCATAAGACGGAGCTGTGTAAGCCGATTTGGCAACGGCTACAGAGACGAGGGCGGCGAAGATGAAGAACTATAGGAAATCAAATTAGTTTTAGCTAATTATCGTCAACatgtttcaaacattttcaccaataaaacttttttaccttcatgtttaaaagttttgaaacGGATTGAGACAGTTTGGTAACTGATGCATTTTACATTCAATGTTTCTGACTTTTATACCCTGAATTATCTCACTGTTGCTGAaacatatttttaatcatGGAATGTTCTGTCACCTAAGAGTCCGTTGAGAAAGGGaaagtgttttatttttaatttcagcaaAGGCGTTTTACCGCTAACGTTCACTCCAGTTTTACTAAGTGACCTTCTCAATCATGATTTCATTTAGGGTAATAGGTCAACTCCTATAAAAGATGGGAATTCCCCCAACATGAATCAGATAATATGTATAATTATAATGGATATACAAACTGCTTTGACTTGCGGCATCTCAttagattaaataaaaaaactggaaagagaacaaaatttaaaattagccTTCCTTGCACTCGTACTCTGTCACAAAAACACACGTTCACATACTCATAGGAATAACGACACCTCTTTCTTGGCAGAAATCTTTTGCATAAATAATTACCTGTATGTCTATGTATATTATCGGTTCATTACTGAGTCGAAGGATTCGTTTAATTGTGATCGGcaggtatttcttttttcttcacttaATGTGGATCAATCGGTTTACACTTTCATATAGAGCTacgaatttttattcaaaaagctAATAGCTATTTCAGAAATcccagtttcttcttttttatattaagCCCGGTATTTGAATTAATAAAAGTGAATACAGTTTTTCTTATCATGGGAATACGATAGTACAGTAACAATATTTGAATCCTGACTAGATGCTTTCAATGCCTCAGCGACTTCAAAATAATATTCATCTATAATAAAATGTTTAGTGTTcctatgaaaacaaaaagattttaaatgtgCATCACAGTTTGGTCTCTGCAGTTATTTTGTAAGAGAATCTTTAAACCAGAATCCCATTCCAAAATTTAGAAACATTTGACTTGCGGTTGCTGATTTTTAACTAGCACTCTTTGTTCGATACTTATTGTtgtcatttgtttattttctgacACAAGACAAAATTCAGTTATTGTTTGTCGGTAAAACGAACGAAAATCTGATAAAAATCGTTGTATTTcgaattcatattttttttttcgattactTGCACATAATGCATAGTAATTACAccaataaatataattttctttcaaataaatttcactGTTAGTACTCGGAAACCTTCTGGGCAGGAGCAGAATAGACTGGTGCAGCCATGGTAGGAGCATTGTAGACAGGGGAAGAATATACGTTGGCACGGGGGGCAGAGTAAGAGGGTGTGGCATATGAGGCAGGTTTGTATTCTGGGTACTTGGCTTCACCTTCGTACTTGACATTAGCAACGTATCCATAGCTGTCAGCTCTGTAGGTGACAATCTGGGTGCGGCCATCGGGTAGAACAACATGGTACGTTCCGGTGGTTACTTTACCGTCACTGCTCTCGGAATGAGAATAGTCGAGGTTATCATTATAGTATCCAGCCTCCTTAACAGCCCAGTCAAAGTTGTAGGGTTGAGCGACCTATGAAATAAGGGGGCCGACattgatttcatattttttaacaaagtaaattgatttaataaaaaatgaaactgaACTTACATAGTGGGTTTCGTAAGAGGGTGATGAATACATTGGTGCCGAGTAAGCTGGGGCCGAATACGCCTGGGTAGCAGGTGCAGCATAAGACGGAGCTGTGTAAGCCGATTTGGCAACGGCTACAGAGACGAGGGCGGCGAAGATGAAGAACTATAGGAAATCAAATTAGTTTTAGCTAATTATCGTCAACatgtttcaaacattttcaccaataaaacttttttaccttcatgtttaaaagttttgaaacGGATTGAGACAGTTTGGTAACTGATGCATTTTACATTCAATGTTTCTGACTTTTATaccctgaattatttcactgTTGCTGAaacatatttttaatcatGGAATGTTCTGTCACCTAAGAGTCCGTTGAGAAAGGGaaagtgttttatttttaatttcagcaaAGGCGTTTTACCGCTAACGTTCACTCCAGTTTTACTAAGTGACCTTCTCAATCATGATTTCATTTAGGGTAATAGGTCAACTCCTATAAAAGATGGGAATTCCCCCAACATGAATCAGATAATACGTATAATTATAACGGATATACAAACTGCTTTGACTTGCGGCATCTCAttagattaaataaaaaaactggaaagagaacaaaatttaaaattagccTTCCTTGCACTCGTACTCTGTCACAAAAACACACGTTCACATACTCATAGGAATAACGACACCTCTTTCTTGGCAGAAATCTTTTGCATAAATAATTACCTGTATGTCTATGTATATTATCGGTTCATTACTGAGTCGAAGGATTCGTTTAATTGTGATCGGcaggtatttcttttttcttcacttaATGTGGATCAATCGGTTTACACTTTCATATAGAGCTacgaatttttattcaaaaagctAATAGCTATTTCAGAAATcccagtttcttcttttttatattaagCCCGGTATTTGAATTAATAAAAGTGAATACAGTTTTTCTTATCATGGGAATACGATAGTACAGTAACAATATTTGAATCCTGACTAGATGCTTTCAATGCCTCAGCGACTTCAAAATAATATTCATCTATAATAAAATGTTTAGTGTTcctatgaaaacaaaaagattttaaatgtgCATCACAGTTTGGTCTCTGCAGTTATTTTGTAAGAGAATCTTTAAACCAGAATCCCATTCCAAAATTTAGAAACATTTGACTTGCGGTTGCTGATTTTTAACTAGCACTCTTTGTTCGATACTTATTGTtgtcatttgtttattttctgacACAAGACAAAATTCAGTTATTGTTTGTCGGTAAAACGAACGAAAATCTGATAAAAATCGTTGTATTTcgaattcatatttttttttcgattactTGCACATAATGCATAGTAATTACAccaataaatataattttctttcaaataaatttcactGTTAGTACTCGGAAACCTTCTGGGCAGGAGCAGAATAGACTGGTGCAGCCATGGTAGGAGCATTGTAGACAGGGGAAGAATATACGTTGGCACGGGGGGCAGAGTAAGAGGGTGTGGCATATGAGGCAGGTTTGTATTCTGGGTACTTGGCTTCACCTTCGTACTTGACATTAGCAACGTATCCATAGCTGTCAGCTCTGTAGGTGACAATCTGGGTGCGGCCATCGGGTAGAACAACATGGTACGTTCCGGTGGTTACTTTACCGTCACTGCTCTCGGAATGAGAATAGTCGAGGTTATCATTATAGTATCCAGCCTCCTTAACAGCCCAGTCAAAGTTGTAGGGTTGAGCGACCTATGAAATAAGGGGGCCGACattgatttcatattttttaacaaagtaaattgatttaataaaaaatgaaactgaACTTACATAGTGGGTTTCGTAAGAGGGTGATGAATACATTGGTGCCGAGTAAGCTGGGGCCGAATACGCCTGGGTAGCAGGTGCAGCATAAGACGGAGCTGTGT
This region includes:
- the LOC124335784 gene encoding cuticle protein 18.6-like gives rise to the protein MKFFIFAALVSVAVAKSAYTAPSYAAPATQAYSAPAYSAPMYSSPSYETHYVAQPYNFDWAVKEAGYYNDNLDYSHSESSDGKVTTGTYHVVLPDGRTQIVTYRADSYGYVANVKYEGEAKYPEYKPASYATPSYSAPRANVYSSPVYNAPTMAAPVYSAPAQKVSEY
- the LOC124335787 gene encoding cuticle protein 18.6-like → MKFFIFAALVSVAVAKSAYTAPSYAAPATQAYSAPAYSAPMYSSPSYETHYVAQPYNFDWAVKEAGYYNDNLDYSHSESSDGKVTTGTYHVVLPDGRTQIVTYRADSYGYVANVKYEGEAKYPEYKPASYATPSYSAPRANVYSSPVYNAPTMAAPVYSAPAQKVSEY